CATGTTCACTTTCCGGTATTTCCTCCAGGCTGTAAATGGCCTGAACTGTTGGAATGGAAAGCGCGATTACGATAATAATCGGAATAACCGTCCAAACAATCTCAAGGAACTTGCTGCCTTCCATTTCAGGCGGCTCATATCCCATGTTTGTTGGGCGCTCACGATATTTAATAATGATAAGAACAAACAGGACAAAAACAACTGCTATGATAAACAGCATAAATACAATAGAGAGCATGATCAGGTCTCTTTGCTGCGCGGCAACCGGTCCTTTCGGATCGAGAACGGCCATCTGGCTGCAGCCGCCAAGCAAAAATACTGACATCAAAGCTCCAAATAAAATGATAGGTTTCAAATATTTACCCAAAAGGTTCACCATCCTTCCCAATCCTTCTATAAATAATGACAAAAAAGTCTATAAGCACAGCAATCACTTAAACTTTTACCCTTATAGTAACAGACCACAAACAAAAATGGCTTTCCAAATTTTAATGTCATCCAGTTTTCATACAAAAGTCACATCTTGTTCAATATTTTTTCACAATATGTTCACACAATTGGATAAATCTTGATTTAGCGGAAAATCCATTCTTTGTAACCATCTGGATGGCAGTAGCAGAAAAGTAAAATTTTATTGAGTGTACGTGACGAGATGCAGAATTTACTGTCCGTTAACAAGTGATAAACGCTTTCATTGTTTGCCCGGCTTACGTTTGAACTTTTTTGTACGGTGGAATATACAAATTATATCAGGGAGGTGGAGATTTTGTCGAAAGAAAGCACTAAACACCATAATGAACATCCTGAACAGGTCCCGACAGATAATGAGAGCTTGCATGATAAATTTGAAAATGAACAAACGGTTGATTCCATTCCTTTGGAAGATTTGAAAAAAGATATGCAGGATGAGAAAAAGAAGCATAAAACAAAGGATGATTCTGATTCAGAAGATCAATTTAAAAAGAGAAAATAAGAAAAACGGCGTATCCGCTGAGTCATTAGCCGGTGCGCCGTTTCTTTTTGCTTTATCAGCATTTCATTAAAACTATTCGGCATTATTGTGAAGGGATGAAAAGGATCTGTCAAAATACCTCTTGGATCTATATCCGTCATACCCAAGTTAACATGACAAATAGTGATGAGAGACTGTACTCGTTCTAGATATTTTTTAGTAAAAATGCAATTTAAAACTCATAATAAATTTAAAAAAGAGGCGGTTTTTTTAGGGCTCCAGTCTTAAATAAAGGTCATTCTTTTCCATTAAGGCCGTCATATATCCTTCAAAAAATATTTTTCCAGAAACTCTTGCATTGTGCATATATATTTCATATAATCAGAATGCAAACGGTTGCACTTATGTTGCATATTTATTTTTTACTTTATTAGTAAAATGTATTCGGTTTCAGCCATGCATTTTTATTTTCTTATCAATGTAAGCCCATACACAGAGGAGGAGCAAGTCATGAAGAGTTTATTTTCATTTGATTTCTGGCAAAAGTTCGGTAAAGCACTTATGGTAGTGGTTGCCGTTATGCCTGCTGCCGGAATCATGATTTCTTTAGGGAAATTAGTAGCGATGATCGGAGGGGACGTCACCCTTGTCATGACCATCGCACGAGTAATGGAGGATATCGGATGGGCGATCATCACGAATCTTCACATTTTATTTGCAGTAGCCATTGGGGGATCCTGGGCTAAAGAACGTGCCGGCGGTGCCTTTGCTGCCCTAATCGCATTCGTTCTAATTAACCGGATCACTGGTGCGATCTTCGGAGTAAACGCTGCCATGTTCGATGATCCGAACGCAGTAGTAAACTCATTGTTTGGACAAGATCTTCTTGTAAAAGATTATTTCACATCAGTACTTGGAGCTCCGGCCCTTAACATGGGAGTTTTCGTTGGAATCATTTCCGGTTTCCTCGGAGCGAACCTGTTCAATAAATATTACAACTACAGCAAATTGCCTGATGCTCTTGCTTTCTTCAACGGAAAACGTTTTGTACCGTTCGCTGTTATCGGCGGATCTGTCATTACTGCAATCGTCCTGTCTCTTGTATGGCCTTTCGTTCAAGGTTTGCTGAATGACTTCGGTAAATGGATTGCATCTTCTAAAGATACTGCACCAATCATTGCACCATTCATCTTTGGGACACTTGAGCGTCTGCTCCTTCCTTTCGGATTGCACCACATGCTCACGGTTCCGATGAACTATACTGCTCTTGGCGGAACGTACACCGTTCTGACTGGATCAAGCGCAGGAACAGTCGTTTCCGGTCAAGATCCGCTATGGCTTGCTTGGATTGCTGACTTGAACAACTACCTGGCTGCTGGAAACCAGGCTGGATACGAAAAACTATTGAACGACGTTCACCCTGCCCGCTTTAAAGTAGGACAAATGATTCTTTCAACTGCTTCTTTGATCGGTATCGCTTATGCCATGTACCGCAATGTTGATAAAGACAAGCGCAAAAAATATAAATCCATGTTCCTTTCTGCAGGTCTTGCCGTATTCCTTACTGGTGTAACAGAACCGATTGAATTCATGTTCATGTTTGCTGCACCGCTATTGTATGTTGTTTATGCCATTACAACAGGACTTGCATTCGCACTGGCTGATATCATCAACCTGCGCGTCCACTCTTTCGGATTCATCGAGCTGTTGACTCGTACGCCGATGATTTTCAAAGCTGGATTATGGATGGATTTCGTCAACTTTATTATTGCATGTGTTGTGTTCTTCGGACTGAATTTCGGAGTGGCCCATTTCCTAATCAAACGCTTCAACTTCCCTACACCGGGACGCAACGGAAACTACATCGACAACGAAGATAGCGAAAAAACTGGCGGAGCTGTACAAGAAGGTTCCCTTGCCCCTGCCATCATCGAGCTACTAGGCGGAAAATCCAACATTACGGATGTAGATGCCTGCATGACACGCCTTCGCGTGACGGTTAAAGACTCATCTCTTGTTGCCGGCGAAGGTAAATGGAAAGAACAAGGCGCACTTGGCCTGATTGTTAAAGACAAAGGTGTACAAGCTATCTACGGACCAAAAGCAGACGTCATCAAATCTGATATCCAGGATTTACTGGGAGCATAATATGAAATTGCTGACTCTTAACTGCCATGCCTGGATCGAAGAGAACCAAATGGAAAAGATAAGAACTCTAGCGAAAACAATCGCCGAAAAAGACTATGACGTTATTGCGCTTCAGGAAGTGAATCAGTCTATAAATGAAGAAACGGCATTTGGCCTTGTAAAAAAAGATAATTATGCCGTCGTTCTTCTTGATGAACTCGACAAGCTCGGTGTCCATGGATATGAGCTTCACTGGGGCCAATCACACATCGGCTACGATATTTATGAGGAAGGTTCGGCCATGCTGTCGAAATTCCCAATCAGGGAAACTCATTCCTTCCTTATAACAAACAGTACAGACACGGCCTATTGGAAGACGAGACGGATTGTCGGGATAACGGTTGAAGCTGAAGGAGAGCTGATCTCCTTCTACTCCTGCCACCTCGGCTGGTGGGATGATGCAGAAGAGCCATTTAAAGAGCAGGCTGTATCTCTCCTCCGTCAGGTTCATAAAGAACACCGTTTCTTCCTGATGGGTGACTTCAACAATAACGCCCACATTGAAGGTGAAGGCTATGACTACTTAAAAAGCCAGGGCCTCCTGGATACGTATGAACTCGCTGAAGAAAAAGACAGCGGCATCACTGTTCCAGGAAAAATAGCCGGATGGGAAGAAAATGAAAACCCGCTTCGAATCGATTTGATTTTAACCAATCAGCCACTCAGGGTAATGCGTTCTGCCGTGATCTTTAACGGGGTGAATAAGGCTGTTGTATCGGATCATTTTGGAGTGGAAATCGAGATCACAATATAATATAGAAGGAAAGCGGTCTGCAGAATGTTCTGCGGGCCGTTTTTTTTTATGGGTAAGGGAGGCTGGTGCAGCTGTAGTTCGCTTGGCATCACACTCCTTTTCCACCTTTGCCTGGCATTCTTGCCTGGCATCACACGCTTTTCCATCTTTGCCTGGCATTCTTGCCTGGCATCACACCCCTTTTCCATCTTAGCCTGGCATTCTTGCCTGGCATCACACCACTTTTTCATTTTGCCTGGCATTCTTGCCTCGCATCGCACCCCTTTTCCCACATTGCCTGGCATCACAACAACCAACACAGTCACCACCACCAAAAAAAACCGGGCTCCCAAAAGGAAGACCGGTTTTTCCATTTATTCTTCTATTCCTGTCTTTTTCCGAAACTTACTAAAGACCTCATACACAATCGGTACAATCAAAAGGGTAAGGAGTGTTGAACTAGTCAAACCGCCAATAACGGTGATTCCAAGTCCTTTGGAGATCAGGCCGCTTCCTTCGAGTCCGAGTGCCAGTGGTGCAAGTGCTCCAATCGTGGCAATGGCAGTCATGAGGATTGGTCTTAGACGGGTTGTTCCGGCCTCGAGGATCGCCTCGCGGGTTGGGATTCCCTCTTTTTCTTTATGGATGACGCGGTCAATCAGGACGATCGCGTTTGTTACAACGATTCCAATGAGCATCAGTGCTCCGATCATAGAGGAGATACTGATCGTTTCTCCTGCAATGTATAATCCGGCGAGTGCTCCGATTACAGTGAAAGGCAGGGAGAACAGAATCGCAAATGGCGCGAGGCCGCCGCCAAACGTAATGACGAGAATCAGATAGACGATCGCAATGGCTGCAAGCATCGCAAGTCCAAGCTGGGAGAAGGACTCCTGGATGTCTTCGCTTACTCCACCCATTGAAAGATCGACTCCGGATGGCTGCTTCACATCATTTATTTTTTCTTGAACGGCTGCTGATACCTTCCCTACATCATCCGCTTTGATATCTCCGGATACGGAGACGCTGATTTTTCCATCACGCCGGGAGATGGTATCAGAGGTGGAACCTTCTTTCACCTCAACAACATCTTTAATGGCGACTTCCTTTCCTAGAGAGGAAGCGACTTTTTTGTTCGTCAAATCTTGAATGTCTTCCAGCTTTTCTTCTTCAGCCTGCAGATAGACATTTACATCTTTTCCATCTTTTTTAATGGTGGTTACAATTGGACGCTTTGTTTCCTGGCTTAGCTCCATACCGATTTGACCGGCAGTGAGGCCGAGCTCGCTAAGCTTTTTCTGGTCAGCAACGAGCGTAAATTCTTCATATGTCTTGGACAATCCGCTCTTCACATTTTCAAGATCGCTATTGTCTTTAAGAATTTTTTCAACGTCTGCTACAACCGGCTTGATGTCATCAATATTTTCGCCATTGACAGACACTTCAAGTGAATTGCTGCTGCCGCCTGAGGAGAAGCTTTGGGAAGCCCATTCTCCTTTTGGCGTCCTTTTTTGGAGATCCTCGATGACCTTTTCTTTTTCAGCCTCGAAATTTTCAGTGTCATCTTTATATTGAACAAAGAAGAGCGCTTGGTTTTGAGCTCCCGGATTCATCGGGTTTTCTCCGCCAAGAGAATATTGAATCGTCTCTGCCCCTTTGCGACCGTCAAAATATTTTTCTGCATCAAGGGCAATTTTTTCTGACTCTTCACGGGTTTGTCCAGGTTCAGGATTGTATGTCGCCATCACCATTTTCTCCTCTTCATCCGGAAGGAAGCTGACTCCAATCAGAGGAACCAATGCAAGGCTTCCGACAAGCAGCAGGATGGCAATACCTGATGTGATCCATTTATGATTCAGGGACCAGTTTAGGACTCTTCTGTAAAAGCCTGATAGTTTTCCTGGCTTTTCTTCTTCTTTATGATGCTTCTCGTTTACTCCCTTTTTGAAGAAGGAGTGAGCCAGCATTGGTACGAGAGTGACTGCCACCAATAAAGAGGCAAGCAGCGAGAACACAATGGTAAGCGCAAAAGGAAGGAACAGTTCACCAATCATTCCTTTTACGAGACCAAGCGGAAGGAAAACCGCAATTGTCACAATTGTGGAGGACATAATTGGGATAAACATTTCCTTTGTAGCGGATTTAATCAGCTCCGCTCCTTTAAGCGGCTCCCCTTTGAGAGACATTCTTCTGAAGATGTTTTCTATAACCACAATGGAGTCATCGACTACCCGTCCAATCGCGACAGTCATTGCACCAAGCGTCATTATGTTTAGAGTAATATCCATCTGATTCAATATCAGTACCGCAATCAGCAAGGAAAGCGGAATGGAAATGACAGAAATAATGGTTGTCCGGATATTCCTTAAAAATAAGAGAATGATCAGGACTGCAAATCCAGCCCCAAACAATGCTTTGCTCAGCATCGTATTAACGGATTTTTCAATTGGTTCTCCCTGGTCAAAGGTCGATGTAAAATGAACGCCCGGATAGTCTTTTTCTAATGCTTTCACCTGTTTTTCAACAGCATTAACGACATCTACCGTATTGGCATCCTCTGATTTGATGACCTGGAAGCCGATGGATTCCTGACCGTTTGTACGTGAAATCGATTCTGCCTTACCGACTATCTTAATGTCTGCCAGCTCACTAAGCTTAACTGTAGGAAGCTTGGCGGGCTGAGCAGCTTCAGGCTGTGCCTGTGGCGGCTGTCCTGCTGCACCTTGCTGCGGCGGAGCTTGGCCGCTGCCCTGCTGAGGTGAAGTTTGTGCATTTCCTTGCTGAGGTGATGCCTGTGCACCTCCCTGCTGCTGACCCGGTCCTTGCTGTGCTGGAGCTTGCTGGGCGGACGAGCTTTGAGGGACAGCTGGTATCTCCATATTTTTCAAATCATCGATTGTGGATATATTTCCATCAACAACGACCGATTTTTCTGTATTTCCAAACGTGTAAAGACCAAGCGGGGATGTGACATCCGAGCCTTTAATCATATTTTGAACGGTTTCTTCATTAAGGCCGTATTTTTTAAGCTGATCCTGTTTGAAGACAAGCTGTGCCTCTTCTACCTGCTGGCCTGTCAGCTGGACAGAACCGACGCCTTCCAAGCCTTCGAAGGATGGCAGCATTTCTTCCTCTGCCTTTTTCGTGAGCTCTTGCAATGATTCTTTGTCGCTTGAAGCACTTAGAACAATGACAGGGAATGCGTTCAGACTAAGCCGGGAAACTTCAGGTTCTTCAACTCCATCGGGCAATTCCAATGAACTTAAAGCATCCTCTGCTTCCTGCTTTGCTTCGTCCATATCCTTTTCATACCCGTATTCGATTTGCAGGGATGAGACGTTCTGGAAGGAGGACGAGCTGACTGTGCTGACTCCATTTAAGTTCTGAAGCTTTTTCTCCATCGGCTCAGACAGTTTGTCAGCCACCTGCTGGGGAGTAGCTCCAGGATAAACCGCAGTAACGGTTAAGAGCGGAGTATTAATGTTGGGGATCGTTTCAAGCTTCATATTCAGCCCGGAATACAGGCCTGCTGCGGTTACGATAATGGTAAGCAGCCATACGGCAAATTTATTTTTTAATGAAAAGCCGATTATTCGATTCATTGCTGTCCTCCTATGTAAATTGACTGGTCGGTCATAACCACCTATAATATAACTGACCGAATAGTCATAGTCAATGGATATGATGTGAACAAATGAACAAACTGCCAGATATACTCCGGGGAGCGACGAGCATGAATGAAAAAGAAATGATCATTATGGATGAAGCCATTAAATTATTTGCAGAAAAGGGATTCCGTGCGGCTTCTATACAAGAAATTGCTACAGCAAGCGGCATTTCGAAAGGTGCTTTTTATCTGCATTTTAAATCAAAGGAAGCCCTGCTGCTTTCTATCCTGCAGCATCATCACCAGCAATTTGAAGAACAGGTGGCGCTGATTGAAAAAAAGGAACTGAATTCAAGGGAGAAGTTTACTGAATGGATGTCGCTTACCTTTGATGAAATCTCCAAACACCGCGAATTTATTATTACCCAGATCAGGGAACAAACTGTCCCGTTTAATAAAGAGATTGAAAACTTTTTCCGCCAGAAGGAGTGGGAAAGCTATTTAATGTTCGAAAAAAATCTGCTCGGAATGTATGGAGAAGAGATCCGGCCGTTTTTGGGAGATTTGATCATCCTTGCAAAAGGAATGGTCCGGTCTTATCTTGAACTGATTATCTTTGACGTGCTGCATTTCGACCGGTCTCAATTAGCTTCCTTCCTGCTTGAGCGGATGGATCACCTTGTGAAAGGCTTTTTCAAAAGCGAGCTCGCTCCCATTGTTTCCGGACAATCCATAAAGGTCATGTGGAAATCCATTCGCACAGCAAAGCTCGGATCTGTTGAATACGTTCTTGAAAAGCTTCAGGAGACAAGAAAATTGGCCAATGATAACGAGGACATCATGGTAACCTTAGATGTACTGGAGGAAGAGCTTCAAAGTGAACAGCTTCGAAAGCCCGTTGTTAAAGGGATGCTAACGAACTTAGAGCAGCAGGAAGCATTTAAAGAATTCGCAGGTACTGTCAGAAAGTACATTCTATAGCAAAAGGAGCCGCAAAAGCCGGCTCCTTTTTTTAATCTATTAGTTAAATACCGTTGCCGCCCATTCAGGGTGATCAATGAATGGATTGCGGTTATGCTGATAATCGTTGTAAATGACGTCATTGCGGTGGCGTTCCCAATCACTTACAGGATCCTGCTGATGCCATTGCAGAAGAACGGATTTCTTACCCATATAAGGAGCAGATCCATTGTTCACACTCTCATTCAGCTCAAGATTCGGTTCGCCGCTGTCGCCTTCATAACGGACAGCCATGTAGAAGATCATACGTGCTACATCACCTTTAACTTCGTCGCGAGGCTCCCATGAATCGCTGTCGAAATAGTTTCCAAGTGCTTCTGAGTGCTGGGATCCGCCGTTATCAAAATCCAGGTTTCCTCTTGAGCTATTTACGGAAACATCTGTCGGACGAAGATGATGAATATCTGTTCCCGGTCCCATTGCTGTTCCAAAGTCGCCGTGCGATTTTGCCCATACATGTTCGCGGTTCCAATCGTTTACATTGCCGCCGTTTGTCATTTTGCTCTGTGAACGGCCTGTATATAAAAGAATGACATTATTTGAGTTAAGCGGGTCTTCATCAGTATGGCGCAATGCATCCCATACTGCGTCGTAAGAAAGCTCCGTGTGGTCATCAATAATATTGTGCAAAGCAGATTTTAGTGAAGCTCCTGTTTTACCAATGGCCGGATTGTAGTATGTGCCGTCATAAGGAGACGGAGTCGTTGTTCCGCCGCCGTCAGAGCCGCCGCCATCATCTGTAGGGACGGTCCCGCTTGCTTTTTCCATTTGAACAGGGCTTTTTAATCCTGCATGGGAAAAATAAGCAGATAGGCTGCCTGTTGCTTTTATTGCCTGGCCTTTTAAAGAAGGATTAGACTGAAGGCCGAACGTACTGCGGTAAGAAGTGGAAAGCTGAACATAAATCATATTGGCCGGGTTTGTTTCGCTTGGAGAATCCGCCAATGCCACTGCATAATCATTTGGATAGCTGCTCGTTATAACAGTCGCTGCTGCTGTGGGCTGTCCCACTACATAGCCTTGAACTGTTTTGGAAGAACCATTTTGATTGCTTATTGCCTGTGAAACAGAGAATGGGCTTGCCCAAGTACCGCTTCCAGTGACGGCTTCCGTTTGTGCAGGCGCCAGCATAGAAAGGATGAAAATAAAGACAAAAGATAGCGAGATGAGTGGCTTTACTCTTTTTTTCAACGTCGTTCCTCCTGAGATTAAGTTCTCCCTGTATCCAATCGCCAAAGTTTTTCTCTTTTTCTAGTATTTTTCATTTCTATTATTTCTTTTTTCTGAATGGAGCCACAAGTTCCAATAGTAGCAATCCACTCAAGGCTAAAGTCCCGGATTTGCAGAGACTGTCGAAGATGATATGAAAATGAGGAAAATACAGAATTTACATATTTTTCTGAATTAATTATAATGAAGTGGATATAGACACTTGTCTAAAAGGAGGAAATGGATTGGACATAAAAGAAGAGGCTCAAGTACAAGCCGAAAGAAATAAGGGGGCACGCATTGACTATACGGCCATTGCTGAATCACCAGCCTTCCAGATTCTGCTCGCTAAAAAGAAGCAATTTATTTTGCCCTTATCTTTATTTTTCCTCGCATTTTATTTTACCCTGCCTGTTCTCACCGCTTATACAAAAGTTCTGAATAACCCTGCGATCGGAGCGATTAGCTGGGCATGGGTATTCGCTTTTGCCCAATTTATTATGACATGGGTTTTATGCTCTCTCTATTCCAAAAAAGCTGCTTCATTCGACGAAATGGTTGAAGAAATCCGCGAGGAAGCAAAACAATAGGAGGATTATATGAATCTATTAGCCTTTTCTCTGTTTCTGGCGATTGTTGCCTTAACCTTGATTATTACCTATTCTGCTTCCAAACGGACAAAGACAACGAGTGATTTCTATACAGCCGATGGATCGCTGACAGGCTGGCAAAACGGTCTTGCCATCGCAGGAGATTACATGTCTGCTGCTTCGTTTTTAGGAATCGCCGGAATGGTAGCGCTTTCAGGTTTCGATGGATTTTTCTACAGTATCGGATTCCTGGTCGCTTATCTCGTGGTGCTTTACCTTGTAGCCGAGCCATTAAGAAATCTCGGAAAATACACAATGGCAGACATGATTGCCGCCCGCTTTGATGATAAAAAAGTTAGGGGTGTAGCTGCGCTCAATACGATATCGATTTCTATTTTCTATATGATTGCACAGCTTGTAGGAGCTGGGGCCTTGATTAAACTGCTTTTAGGAATCGACTACATATGGTCTGTATTAATTGTAGGAACCTTAATGACCGTGTATGTTGTGTTCGGAGGAATGACTGCTACGAGCTGGGTGCAGATTGTAAAAGCACTTCTCCTGATGATTGGAACCTTTATTATTTCAGTGATTGTTTTCGCGAAGTTTGACTTTAATATAATGAATATGTTTGAGGAGATGAAATCTGCTACTCCTCTTGGGGAAGCCTTTTTAAACCCTGGAAACAAATTCACAAACCCGCTCGACACCATCTCTCTGAATCTCGCATTGGTACTCGGGACAGCCGGGCTTCCTCATATTTTAATCAGGTTCTTCACAGTAAAGGATGCCATTACTGCGAGAAAATCAGTTGTTTATGCTACGTGGATCATCGGGATCTTTTACGTTATGACCATTTTCCTTGGCTTCGGAGCTGCTGCTTTTGTAGGCTATGACCGGATTGTAGAAGCGAATGCAGCAGGAAATATGGCTGCGCCGCTGCTTGCTCAAGCCCTTGGGGGAGACTTCCTCTTTGCCTTTGTATCCGCCGTAGCGTTTGCCACCATTCTCGCTGTAGTGGCCGGACTGGTTCTCTCAGCTGCATCCGCATTCGCTCACGACTTTTACAGTCATATCCTGCGTAAAGGAAAGGCAACGGAAAAGGAGCAGGTTGTGGCAGCAAGATGGGCATCCATTGGAGTGGCGATTCTATCCATTATCCTTGCGTTATTTGCCCAGAAAATGAATGTGGCGTTTCTTGTAGCCCTCGCCTTTGCTGTCGCGGCAAGCGCGAACCTGCCAGTGATTCTGCTCACGATCTTCTGGAAGAGATTTAATACGGCAGGAGCCATTACCGGGATGCTGACCGGCCTATTAAGCTCTCTCATCCTAGTCGCCATCAGTCCGAATTTATGGTCACCGGAAGCAGGAGCGGCCATTTTTACCGGCACTCCGCTGATCACTCTGACGAATCCGGGAATTATCTCGATCCCTCTAGGGTTCCTTGGCGCTTTCCTGGGGACCGTCATTTCACGCAAAAAAGAATCGGAGCGGAAATTCGATGAAATTGTCGTAAGGGCGAATACCGGGATTAAAGGAGAGTATAACTAAACGCAAGACCCCCCTCAACCAATTTGAGGGGGGTTCTTGAAATTATAGGGCTTGCCTGATTCTAATGGCCTCCTAAATAAGCCATTTTCACCTGCTCGCTCGCATTCAGCTCATCCGGATGACCGGAAATGACGACTTTCCCTGTCTCCAATACATAAGCCATATTAGCAATAGAGAGGGCCATATTGGCGTTTTGCTCAACAAGCAGGATGGTCGTTCCGCTTTTATTAATCTCTTCAATGATCCGGAAAATCGTTTTGACAAGCAATGGCGCGAGACCCATAGAGGGTTCATCAAGAAGAAGGAGTCTGGGGCGGGCCATTAATGCGCGTCCCATAGCAAGCATTTGCTGCTCTCCTCCGGACAGTGTTCCGGCCTGCTGCTTGAGTCGTTCCTGCAGACGCGGAAACAGGTCATAGACCATGTCAAAATCGTCTTTAATTCCCTTTTTATCTTTTCTAAGGTAAGCCCCAAGCTCGAGATTTTCTTCAACGGACATGTTGGCAAAGATCCTTCTGCCTTCAGGAACATGGGATATTCCCTGTTTTACGATGGTCTGTGCGGCCTTTCCGTTAATATTCTTTCCTTCAAACTGGACCTCGCCTTTTTTAGCCTTTAAAAGCCCTGAAATGGTTTTTAACAGCGTGCTTTTCCCCGCACCGTTTGCTCCGATCAGTGTCACAATCTCTCCCTGGCGGATTTCAAG
The Metabacillus sp. FJAT-52054 genome window above contains:
- a CDS encoding cation acetate symporter → MNLLAFSLFLAIVALTLIITYSASKRTKTTSDFYTADGSLTGWQNGLAIAGDYMSAASFLGIAGMVALSGFDGFFYSIGFLVAYLVVLYLVAEPLRNLGKYTMADMIAARFDDKKVRGVAALNTISISIFYMIAQLVGAGALIKLLLGIDYIWSVLIVGTLMTVYVVFGGMTATSWVQIVKALLLMIGTFIISVIVFAKFDFNIMNMFEEMKSATPLGEAFLNPGNKFTNPLDTISLNLALVLGTAGLPHILIRFFTVKDAITARKSVVYATWIIGIFYVMTIFLGFGAAAFVGYDRIVEANAAGNMAAPLLAQALGGDFLFAFVSAVAFATILAVVAGLVLSAASAFAHDFYSHILRKGKATEKEQVVAARWASIGVAILSIILALFAQKMNVAFLVALAFAVAASANLPVILLTIFWKRFNTAGAITGMLTGLLSSLILVAISPNLWSPEAGAAIFTGTPLITLTNPGIISIPLGFLGAFLGTVISRKKESERKFDEIVVRANTGIKGEYN
- a CDS encoding ABC transporter ATP-binding protein; the encoded protein is MLKVEGINVYYGHIQALKEVSLEIRQGEIVTLIGANGAGKSTLLKTISGLLKAKKGEVQFEGKNINGKAAQTIVKQGISHVPEGRRIFANMSVEENLELGAYLRKDKKGIKDDFDMVYDLFPRLQERLKQQAGTLSGGEQQMLAMGRALMARPRLLLLDEPSMGLAPLLVKTIFRIIEEINKSGTTILLVEQNANMALSIANMAYVLETGKVVISGHPDELNASEQVKMAYLGGH